TCAGCCTGCTGTTCGCATTGCTGATCACCGGTATCGGCTCGGTCATCCTGACGTACGCCGGCGCGTATCTGAAGGGCGACGATCGACTTGGTCTGCTGCTGATGTTTCTGCTGCTGTTCATGGGCAGCATGCTGGGCTTGGTGCTGGCCGACAACCTGCTGACACTGTTCATCTTCTGGGAACTGACCAGCATCACGTCGTACCTGCTGATCGGATTCAACAACGAGAACCCGGTATCGCGAGCGTCCGCACTACAAGCATTGCTGGTTACGGGCGGCGGCGGATTGGCGTTGTTGCCTGGCTTGCTGCTGCTGGGAGTTGCCGGTCAGACGTTTGAAATTTCGTTGCTGGCCGAACAGGCGGACGTCGTTCGACAGCATGCGTTCTACCTGCCCGCACTGCTGCTGATTCTGGTCGGAGCGTTCACGAAGTCGGCTCAATTCCCCTTCCACTTCTGGCTGCCCGACGCCATGGCGGCGCCCACGCCAATCAGCGCCTATTTGCATTCTGCGACGATGGTCAAGGCGGGAGTGTACCTGCTGGCCCGACTGCATCCTGTGATGGGAGGAACCTCTGAATGGTTCTGGCTAATCGCGTCAGTCGGCGGAATCACCACGATGCTGGGAGCCGTCCTGGCGTTGCGAGCTGTCGACCTGAAACAGATTCTTGCCTACGCCACCATCAGCGTTTTGGGCACGTTGACCATGCTGCTGGGCATCGGCACAGAAGCCACCATCACCGCGGCTCTGGCAATGCTGGTCGCTCACGCATTGTACAAGGGCGGCCTGTTTATGGTGGCCGGAGCGATCGATCACGCCGTGCACGAGCGAGACGTTCGCCAACTGGGCGGGCTGCGTGCCGTGATGCCAATGACGTTGGCGGCGGCCGCACTGGGCGGATTATCGATGGTCGCTGTGTTGCCTATGTTTGGCTTTGTGGCGAAGGAGCTGTATTACGAATCAGTCGGCGGTGGATTTTTTCTGATCGCATTCGTATCTAACGTGCTGCTGTTTGTGGCGGCCGGTCTGGTGTGCCTGAAGCCGTTTTTCGGAACACGAACGCCGATCACGCAGAAGGCTCATGAAGGCAGCCTCGCCATGTGGGGCGGCCCGCTGGTGTTGGGACTGGCGAGTCTATCGTTGGGCTTGTGGCCGTCAGCGCTGGAAGGACTTCTGGCTGCAGGCAGCGGCACAATTGCAGGCAGTCCCATTTCACTGCACCTGGCATTGTGGCATGGCTTCAATTCGACGTTGATCCTGTCGCTGTTGACGCTGGCAGCAGGCGGTGCCCTGTATTGGCGTCGTAGACGGTTGAACTGGCTGGTCGTCAGCGCAGACGCTGGACCTGCCAACACTGAAGAAACAACAGCAGCGCCCAGCCAGATTGATGAGGGGACGAATGGTTCAAACACCGCAACGTGGAAACGATTCGCCAATTCCGGCCTGCAGATCATG
This DNA window, taken from Fuerstiella marisgermanici, encodes the following:
- the mbhE gene encoding hydrogen gas-evolving membrane-bound hydrogenase subunit E; this translates as MHLWLLAILLAAMAAPWLNRWAGSHAGWLLAFVPAGVFAALLNNLTPVANGDVLAASWDWVPQLHLVLSLRLDGLSLLFALLITGIGSVILTYAGAYLKGDDRLGLLLMFLLLFMGSMLGLVLADNLLTLFIFWELTSITSYLLIGFNNENPVSRASALQALLVTGGGGLALLPGLLLLGVAGQTFEISLLAEQADVVRQHAFYLPALLLILVGAFTKSAQFPFHFWLPDAMAAPTPISAYLHSATMVKAGVYLLARLHPVMGGTSEWFWLIASVGGITTMLGAVLALRAVDLKQILAYATISVLGTLTMLLGIGTEATITAALAMLVAHALYKGGLFMVAGAIDHAVHERDVRQLGGLRAVMPMTLAAAALGGLSMVAVLPMFGFVAKELYYESVGGGFFLIAFVSNVLLFVAAGLVCLKPFFGTRTPITQKAHEGSLAMWGGPLVLGLASLSLGLWPSALEGLLAAGSGTIAGSPISLHLALWHGFNSTLILSLLTLAAGGALYWRRRRLNWLVVSADAGPANTEETTAAPSQIDEGTNGSNTATWKRFANSGLQIMAPSACYRWLLKTTNDVARWQTSVLQNGYLSIYLLTMIAATVFSVWLAIRGESLSQIGSFGWDVRVHEGLLIALILVAAVVAVRATTWLLAVGSLGVVGYCVAGLFVLFGAPDLAMTQFVIETLTVILFVMAFSRLPDFRRLSARKTRWRDALVAATAGGTITVLLLFAMTVRSDHPISTFYADHSVEEAHGRNLVNVILVDFRALDTLGEITVLSIAAIGVYSLLTLRPSGASQMATGASPDPDQESS